Proteins from a single region of Candidatus Zixiibacteriota bacterium:
- a CDS encoding glycine cleavage T C-terminal barrel domain-containing protein → MPKELPLAQFHRANGAEFFERDGWSLPRHFGNPEVEYRSARFRVALKDSSDRALLEFRGPDRFSFLQGMVSNDLRGLEAGHGIYAAFLNQQGKVLGDARILVLEDSFIVDLWEPLKEKIQNHLARYLVADEVEIIDATASWAALSLLGPESAAVLRRLAQVAELPAVPLAHSAVRLRDAGVRLLRRSEREMDGYDILTAREDLLRLARLLTEEVRALSSSPWIGEEAAEILRLEAGIPRYGADFGDDTLLLETGLERAVSFTKGCYLGQEVVERVRSRGHVNRKLVGLRLEESCLPGDKLFAGGKEVGAVTSCAFSPALGKNLALGYVQRDYWSAGTSLKAARGPRLVGAIVTELPLTASETTAPFA, encoded by the coding sequence TGGAATACCGCTCGGCGCGCTTCCGCGTCGCGCTGAAGGACAGCTCCGATCGGGCCCTCCTGGAATTTCGCGGGCCCGATCGCTTTTCCTTCCTGCAGGGGATGGTCTCCAACGACCTCCGCGGCCTCGAGGCGGGCCATGGGATCTATGCGGCCTTTCTGAACCAGCAAGGCAAGGTTCTCGGCGACGCCCGGATCCTTGTCCTCGAGGATTCGTTCATCGTCGACCTGTGGGAGCCCCTGAAGGAAAAGATCCAGAACCATCTCGCCCGGTATCTCGTTGCCGACGAAGTCGAAATCATCGATGCCACTGCGTCCTGGGCCGCTCTTTCCCTGCTCGGGCCGGAAAGCGCCGCCGTGCTGCGACGCCTCGCGCAGGTTGCCGAGCTTCCCGCGGTGCCGCTTGCGCATTCGGCGGTCCGGCTCCGCGACGCCGGGGTGCGCCTGTTGCGCCGCTCGGAAAGGGAGATGGACGGCTATGACATCCTGACCGCTCGAGAGGACCTTCTGCGGCTGGCTCGGCTTCTGACCGAAGAGGTGCGGGCCTTGTCCTCTTCTCCCTGGATCGGTGAGGAAGCGGCGGAGATCCTCAGGCTCGAAGCCGGGATTCCGCGTTATGGAGCGGACTTTGGCGACGACACCCTGCTTCTGGAAACCGGCCTGGAGCGAGCCGTGAGCTTTACGAAAGGCTGCTATCTCGGGCAGGAGGTGGTCGAAAGAGTCCGGTCCCGCGGGCACGTCAATCGCAAGCTCGTCGGCCTCCGGCTGGAAGAGTCCTGCCTCCCGGGCGACAAGCTCTTCGCCGGCGGCAAGGAAGTTGGTGCGGTCACGAGCTGCGCTTTTTCGCCGGCTCTGGGTAAAAACCTGGCGCTGGGCTACGTCCAGCGCGATTACTGGAGCGCGGGAACCTCCTTGAAAGCGGCGCGCGGCCCCAGGCTCGTCGGCGCAATCGTCACGGAGCTTCCCTTGACAGCTTCTGAAACGACGGCTCCTTTCGCTTGA
- a CDS encoding Rieske (2Fe-2S) protein, producing MRYDIENPHREKGMEPMGSFVKVCKTTDIPDGKARSVEVNGKTIAIFNLQGQFYAINDVCGHRGGPLSEGELDGKIVICPWHGWRYDVTSGANELVPDLPTEKFELRVDGEDILVQV from the coding sequence GTGCGCTACGACATTGAAAACCCGCACCGGGAGAAAGGAATGGAGCCCATGGGCAGCTTTGTCAAGGTCTGCAAGACAACGGACATACCAGACGGAAAGGCCAGGAGCGTCGAGGTCAACGGAAAAACGATTGCGATCTTCAACCTGCAGGGCCAGTTCTACGCGATCAACGACGTTTGCGGCCATCGCGGCGGACCGCTCAGCGAAGGGGAGCTCGACGGCAAGATCGTGATCTGTCCGTGGCATGGCTGGCGCTACGACGTGACGAGCGGGGCCAACGAGCTGGTGCCCGATCTTCCGACCGAGAAATTCGAGCTTAGGGTCGACGGCGAGGACATTCTCGTCCAGGTCTGA
- a CDS encoding LLM class flavin-dependent oxidoreductase yields the protein MASFGLTLANRGVIIGAVKVPELYDMARRAEESGVFDTVWVGDSLLAKPRLESVTLLSALAALTRRVRLAVGCMATFPHRHPALLAHQWTSLDVLSGGRAWLAVCLGGPNEQSPAQALEHRVMGIKDTERVSRLEEGVVILRKLFNEENASHRGRYYQFEGVTIQPRPVQRPLPIWIASNPTGLTWKDGASAPAPTVEKSLRRVARLADGWMTNKVSPEEFRSQWSRILAMAREEGRDPSRLGSALYHNININDDRGAALEESKAFLDKYYTTNFSMRFVEGFTTAGSPEQCIAELKAYFAAGLDHIALRMASWDQTGQLKRFLDEVAPAFA from the coding sequence ATGGCATCCTTCGGGCTTACGCTGGCCAATCGCGGGGTCATCATCGGCGCCGTCAAGGTGCCCGAGCTTTACGACATGGCGCGCCGCGCCGAGGAGTCGGGCGTCTTCGACACCGTCTGGGTGGGGGACAGCCTGCTCGCCAAGCCTCGCCTCGAGTCCGTGACGCTGCTCTCCGCCCTCGCGGCTCTGACGAGGAGAGTCCGGCTTGCGGTCGGCTGCATGGCCACTTTCCCCCACCGCCACCCGGCGCTCCTCGCTCACCAGTGGACCAGCCTCGACGTGCTTTCCGGCGGTCGCGCCTGGCTTGCCGTCTGTCTCGGCGGCCCCAACGAGCAGAGCCCGGCTCAGGCGCTGGAGCACCGGGTCATGGGGATCAAGGATACCGAACGGGTGAGCCGGCTCGAAGAAGGCGTGGTGATCCTGCGCAAGCTCTTCAACGAGGAAAACGCGTCCCATCGCGGCCGGTACTATCAGTTCGAAGGGGTGACGATACAGCCCCGTCCCGTGCAGCGTCCGCTGCCCATCTGGATCGCCAGCAACCCGACCGGCCTGACGTGGAAAGACGGCGCAAGCGCCCCGGCGCCCACGGTGGAAAAGAGCCTGCGGCGCGTGGCTCGCCTGGCGGACGGCTGGATGACCAACAAGGTGAGCCCGGAGGAGTTCAGGAGCCAATGGTCGCGGATTCTGGCCATGGCTCGGGAAGAGGGCCGCGACCCCTCGCGCCTCGGCAGCGCCCTTTACCATAACATCAACATCAACGACGACCGGGGAGCCGCGCTCGAGGAAAGCAAGGCTTTCCTCGACAAATACTACACCACGAATTTCAGCATGAGGTTCGTGGAAGGCTTCACGACCGCGGGCAGCCCCGAGCAATGCATCGCCGAGCTCAAGGCCTATTTCGCCGCCGGGCTCGATCACATCGCCCTGCGTATGGCCTCCTGGGATCAAACCGGGCAGCTCAAGCGTTTTCTTGACGAGGTAGCCCCGGCTTTCGCGTAA
- a CDS encoding VOC family protein: MLTGIDHLVIVVRDLDLASRDYRQLGFTVIPGGRHPVGSHNALITFADGSYLELIAFYRDAPDHRWWEPLQRGERLVDYCCRTDDLQSDTGKLREAGVAINDPVPWSRIRPDGYELRWLLALATGSHRGVAPFLIQDVTPREERVPPDSGHPNRAAGIDTVTIAVSELSEPARWYRSVLSQSGEPVENRALGARGLRFLIGPHAVELITPRQPQSPLADWLRLYGPSPYAARLRSDGGPRMELDPRLTHGANLSIGS, translated from the coding sequence ATGTTGACGGGAATCGACCACCTTGTCATCGTGGTCCGCGATCTCGATCTTGCCTCCCGGGATTACCGCCAGCTGGGCTTCACGGTCATCCCCGGAGGCCGCCATCCGGTCGGGAGCCATAACGCTTTGATTACCTTCGCCGACGGCTCTTATCTCGAGCTCATCGCCTTCTACCGCGACGCCCCTGACCACCGCTGGTGGGAACCGCTGCAAAGAGGGGAACGACTCGTCGATTACTGCTGCCGGACCGACGATCTGCAGAGCGACACCGGTAAGTTGCGCGAGGCTGGAGTCGCGATCAACGACCCCGTGCCGTGGTCGAGGATCCGGCCGGACGGATACGAGCTCCGGTGGCTGCTGGCGCTGGCCACGGGAAGCCACCGCGGCGTGGCGCCGTTCCTCATCCAGGACGTAACACCGAGGGAGGAGCGCGTTCCCCCGGACAGCGGCCATCCGAATCGGGCCGCCGGAATCGACACCGTCACGATCGCCGTAAGCGAGCTTTCCGAGCCAGCGCGCTGGTACCGGAGCGTTCTCTCCCAGTCCGGCGAGCCGGTCGAAAATCGCGCCCTCGGAGCCCGTGGCCTGCGGTTTCTCATCGGGCCGCACGCGGTCGAGCTGATAACGCCCCGGCAGCCGCAAAGCCCGCTCGCCGACTGGCTCCGACTCTACGGGCCCTCGCCTTACGCTGCGAGGCTACGCTCCGACGGCGGACCGCGGATGGAGCTCGATCCTCGGCTGACGCACGGCGCCAATCTTTCGATCGGTTCCTGA
- a CDS encoding M20/M25/M40 family metallo-hydrolase, whose amino-acid sequence MDAEAAKRIIEKNLRYEEIRRILVRLVRYPSPQTELLESEPRVLGLISEVVKPELEKAGLHPAIDPRGNLILALKGRGGAERLMLVGYAMNAAPGTMPDPYSGKLVDGGPYDLKGECVWGRGACEQKGSLAAMIAAVRFLGLTRAEIPGDLYFVVSTAGETGRHDSLAYVLDRVRPEIDWCVVDGPPQIQLGNKGRVDVLVTVKGKQAHSSRPWEGVNAIEGAARVLERLKPLMPYPEDRSHPELGRVTLAPSSIESFPKATHTIQAECRILFDRRLLPGDDPEKAVRQIREAIGTIEPFTITVEARDFMYPSEVGRDAEVVRALDSAIRIMLGQTPAYGFSTAANDTGLFNARGIQAINYGARDIRFQHTDHDLVSVSNVFDAAKVFAFLALHR is encoded by the coding sequence ATGGACGCGGAAGCCGCCAAGAGGATCATCGAGAAGAACCTGCGTTACGAGGAGATCAGGAGAATCCTCGTCCGGCTGGTCCGATACCCGAGCCCGCAAACAGAGCTGCTCGAATCCGAGCCCAGGGTGCTCGGGCTGATCAGCGAGGTCGTCAAACCGGAGCTGGAGAAGGCCGGGCTCCATCCGGCGATCGATCCCAGGGGCAACCTGATCCTCGCGCTCAAGGGGCGCGGGGGAGCCGAGCGCCTGATGCTGGTGGGGTACGCCATGAACGCGGCGCCGGGCACGATGCCCGATCCCTATTCCGGCAAGCTGGTCGACGGCGGACCCTACGACCTGAAAGGCGAGTGCGTGTGGGGCAGGGGGGCTTGCGAGCAAAAAGGAAGCCTCGCGGCGATGATTGCGGCGGTGCGATTCCTGGGCCTTACCAGAGCTGAAATTCCGGGGGACCTCTACTTCGTCGTGAGCACCGCGGGAGAGACCGGGCGGCACGACTCGCTCGCCTACGTCCTGGACCGCGTCCGTCCGGAAATCGACTGGTGCGTGGTCGACGGCCCGCCGCAGATCCAGCTCGGGAACAAGGGAAGGGTGGACGTGCTGGTGACGGTCAAGGGAAAACAGGCGCACAGCAGCCGTCCCTGGGAGGGCGTCAACGCGATCGAAGGCGCAGCGAGGGTGCTGGAAAGGCTAAAGCCGCTGATGCCCTATCCGGAGGATCGCTCGCACCCGGAGCTCGGCCGCGTCACGCTGGCGCCGAGCTCCATCGAGAGCTTTCCCAAGGCTACGCACACGATCCAGGCCGAATGCCGCATCCTGTTCGATCGCCGCCTCCTGCCCGGAGACGATCCGGAAAAAGCGGTCCGGCAGATCAGGGAGGCGATCGGAACGATCGAGCCGTTCACGATCACCGTAGAGGCGCGCGATTTCATGTATCCGAGCGAAGTGGGGAGAGACGCGGAAGTGGTGCGCGCACTGGACAGCGCCATTCGCATCATGCTGGGTCAGACTCCGGCTTACGGCTTCTCGACCGCGGCCAACGACACCGGGCTGTTCAACGCGCGCGGCATTCAGGCGATCAACTACGGCGCGCGTGATATCCGTTTCCAGCACACCGATCACGATCTGGTTTCCGTCAGCAACGTCTTCGACGCCGCCAAGGTGTTCGCCTTTCTGGCTCTCCACCGCTAG
- a CDS encoding iron ABC transporter permease — protein MKATTVHSASVLARILEGPLRGFRQDPQQVVVVSIAVVIAYLALSPTLMLFYGSFLSQPLGVAGSFTIAHYRQAYTDPATYGLLFNSFLFATGSSVLATSLAAMLAWIAIRTNAPLRKLFELTAIVPNIFPPVMLAVSWTILLSPRTGLINRLLMDLLGLESAPLNVYSLGGMVFVEALITTPLAFLIVSAALYSMDPALEESARVAGSSNLQVAWRITFPIVRPALLAAVMLNFVRAIESFETPAIIALPARIEVFTTKIYREAIGAFPPNQNLAATYAVSLLLITMFFVYLYRQLTFRAERYVTVTGRGYRPNIIDLGAWRWPASIAAGSILFFIVVLPFVVLLYVSFVTYVHVPGQKTWDLLTLEHYRSNLGDTRTYRALQNSLVLAVTGATLCMLLASVTAWVTTRTKAAGRGLIEALTFIPWAFPGTALAIGLLWTYVYVPLPIYGTLWILLIGYITRFLPYGLRSMTSTVVQLHNDLLEASLVCGAGFGATFRRVLLPLLRPGFIAGWILLATIYLREFSMSIFLYSPGSEPLGPLLYHFYADGNLGPMCALAVIVSGVSVGLILVARRLGKVGTAAEGA, from the coding sequence TTGAAAGCAACCACCGTTCATAGCGCATCCGTGCTGGCCCGCATCCTGGAAGGCCCGTTGCGGGGCTTTCGCCAGGACCCCCAGCAGGTGGTTGTCGTGAGCATCGCCGTCGTGATCGCCTATCTCGCCCTGTCGCCGACGCTGATGCTTTTCTACGGAAGCTTTCTCAGCCAGCCGCTGGGAGTCGCGGGCAGCTTCACGATCGCCCATTACCGCCAGGCGTACACGGATCCGGCGACCTACGGACTGCTGTTCAACTCTTTTCTCTTCGCCACGGGTTCGTCGGTGCTGGCGACGTCGCTGGCGGCGATGCTGGCCTGGATCGCCATCCGCACCAACGCTCCGCTGCGGAAGCTGTTCGAGCTGACCGCGATCGTGCCGAACATTTTCCCGCCGGTCATGCTCGCGGTTTCCTGGACGATTTTGCTGAGCCCGAGAACCGGGCTGATCAACCGGTTGCTGATGGACCTGCTGGGGCTGGAAAGCGCGCCGCTGAACGTCTATTCGCTCGGCGGGATGGTCTTCGTCGAGGCGTTGATCACGACGCCGCTGGCGTTCTTGATCGTCTCGGCGGCGCTCTACTCGATGGACCCCGCGCTCGAGGAGTCGGCGCGGGTTGCAGGGTCCAGCAACCTGCAGGTGGCCTGGAGGATCACCTTCCCGATCGTCCGACCGGCTCTGCTCGCCGCGGTCATGCTGAACTTCGTCCGGGCGATCGAGAGCTTCGAGACTCCGGCGATCATTGCCCTCCCCGCGCGCATCGAGGTGTTCACCACGAAAATCTACCGGGAAGCGATCGGTGCGTTCCCGCCCAATCAGAACCTGGCGGCCACCTACGCCGTATCGCTGCTGTTGATCACGATGTTCTTCGTCTATCTCTACCGGCAGCTCACGTTTCGCGCGGAACGATACGTGACGGTAACGGGGCGGGGCTACCGTCCCAACATCATCGATCTGGGCGCGTGGCGGTGGCCGGCCTCGATCGCCGCGGGCTCGATCCTGTTCTTCATCGTCGTGCTGCCGTTCGTCGTGCTGCTCTACGTGTCGTTCGTCACCTACGTTCATGTTCCGGGCCAAAAGACGTGGGACCTGCTGACCCTGGAGCATTATCGTTCCAACCTGGGCGACACCCGTACCTACCGGGCGCTGCAGAACAGTCTGGTGCTCGCGGTTACGGGAGCCACGCTGTGCATGCTCCTCGCTTCGGTCACCGCTTGGGTGACGACCCGGACCAAGGCGGCCGGTCGGGGCCTGATCGAGGCGCTGACCTTCATTCCGTGGGCTTTTCCCGGCACGGCGCTCGCCATCGGCCTTTTGTGGACCTATGTCTACGTGCCCTTGCCGATTTACGGGACGCTGTGGATCCTGCTCATCGGTTACATCACGCGTTTCCTGCCGTACGGCCTGAGAAGCATGACCAGCACGGTCGTGCAGCTCCACAACGACCTGCTGGAGGCCTCGCTGGTTTGCGGCGCGGGCTTCGGCGCGACCTTCCGCCGGGTGCTGCTGCCGTTGCTCCGTCCCGGCTTTATCGCGGGCTGGATCCTGCTCGCGACGATCTATCTGCGCGAGTTCAGCATGTCGATTTTCCTTTACTCGCCGGGCTCGGAGCCGCTGGGCCCGCTTCTTTACCATTTCTACGCGGACGGCAACCTCGGCCCGATGTGCGCTCTCGCCGTGATCGTCAGCGGGGTTTCCGTGGGGCTCATTCTGGTTGCGCGCCGGCTCGGCAAGGTGGGAACGGCCGCCGAAGGAGCCTGA
- a CDS encoding extracellular solute-binding protein has translation MIIRGIVVLGILLSAGLFPADRSLAQPVNVEAAKREGKVVVYGSVVPQAMADLHKGFKAKYGIDVEYWRGDSTKVSERALTEFRAGKPGFDVVEANRGVQLIMRSEGLFAKFIPPASEKFPASVKEKDALITPWRVLPISILYNTELVKAADVPKSFDDLLAPKWTGKIAFPDPTRHTTTAQFLWNLEKFKKDKWLEFVRAFAKQRPILVESLAPVTNAIIKGEALVGITYIKYVKQYKGPVHYVLMDKYLADPNYMAVGVKAAHPNAARLYVDYACSPEGQKHIAGDGEFVLAPGILPPIKDAEKVAPNIVFMDNPTAEEFKKLQTVTFREIFYGK, from the coding sequence ATGATCATCCGCGGCATCGTCGTCCTGGGAATTCTTTTGAGCGCGGGGCTGTTCCCGGCCGATCGCTCTCTGGCGCAGCCGGTCAACGTCGAGGCGGCCAAGCGCGAAGGGAAGGTGGTGGTATACGGCTCGGTCGTGCCGCAGGCGATGGCCGACCTTCACAAGGGTTTCAAGGCCAAATACGGGATCGACGTCGAGTACTGGCGCGGCGATTCGACGAAGGTCTCCGAACGGGCGCTGACCGAGTTTCGCGCCGGCAAGCCTGGCTTCGATGTCGTGGAAGCCAACCGCGGCGTGCAGCTGATCATGCGCTCCGAGGGGCTGTTCGCCAAGTTCATCCCGCCGGCCTCGGAAAAATTTCCGGCGAGCGTGAAGGAGAAGGACGCGCTGATCACGCCATGGCGGGTGCTTCCGATCAGCATTCTTTACAACACCGAGCTGGTGAAAGCGGCCGACGTACCCAAGAGCTTCGACGACCTGTTGGCGCCGAAGTGGACCGGCAAGATCGCTTTTCCCGATCCCACGCGCCACACGACCACGGCGCAATTTCTCTGGAACCTGGAAAAGTTCAAGAAGGACAAATGGCTGGAATTCGTCCGGGCCTTCGCCAAGCAACGTCCCATCCTTGTCGAGTCGCTGGCCCCGGTGACCAACGCCATCATCAAGGGTGAGGCGCTGGTGGGTATCACCTACATCAAATACGTCAAGCAGTACAAGGGGCCCGTGCATTACGTCCTGATGGACAAGTATCTCGCGGATCCCAATTACATGGCCGTAGGGGTGAAAGCGGCCCACCCGAACGCGGCGCGGCTCTATGTCGATTACGCCTGTTCTCCCGAAGGGCAGAAGCACATCGCCGGGGACGGGGAGTTCGTGCTCGCTCCCGGTATTCTTCCGCCGATCAAGGACGCCGAGAAGGTGGCGCCGAACATCGTTTTCATGGACAATCCGACGGCCGAGGAGTTCAAGAAGCTGCAAACCGTGACGTTCCGGGAAATTTTCTACGGAAAATAG
- a CDS encoding LLM class flavin-dependent oxidoreductase produces the protein MRLGLCFDGFYSIQEMIELARLAEDAGLESLWMSDHLCFRDSIAASMALLASTKRIKVAPGPLSPYSRHPIVTAMAVATLEEFAPGRVIACPGTGNAAALKEAGIESPHPLKTMREYVHVLRLFLAGATVRFAGERFRIDGATMGLKPSAPVKMYVTAVRRRMLELAGEIGDGVLLSAGCAPDYIARCIGDVRNGAARAGKDPSDCDVAGFITVSVSENPAEAVEANKTFLAYIFRNPHHAENIRLGGASVDQERLAAAVGKRDWEEARKLISDEVVHAHSVAGTARQCRERLELFVRKGLSLPVLLPMGTQEARKRTVKMAADLCG, from the coding sequence ATGCGCCTGGGGCTTTGCTTCGACGGGTTCTATTCAATTCAGGAAATGATCGAGTTGGCGCGGCTCGCCGAGGACGCAGGGCTTGAGTCGCTCTGGATGTCCGACCATCTCTGCTTCAGGGATTCCATCGCTGCGTCGATGGCCCTGCTGGCGTCGACGAAGAGGATCAAGGTCGCCCCGGGTCCGTTGAGCCCGTACTCGCGCCATCCCATCGTCACGGCGATGGCCGTTGCGACGCTGGAGGAATTCGCCCCGGGCAGAGTGATCGCCTGCCCCGGCACGGGGAACGCGGCGGCGTTGAAGGAGGCGGGAATCGAATCGCCACACCCGCTGAAGACGATGCGAGAATACGTCCACGTGCTGCGTCTTTTCCTGGCGGGCGCGACCGTCCGGTTCGCGGGCGAGCGGTTCCGGATCGACGGCGCGACGATGGGCCTGAAACCGTCGGCGCCCGTGAAGATGTACGTGACCGCCGTGCGCCGCCGGATGCTCGAGCTGGCCGGGGAGATCGGCGACGGCGTTCTGCTCTCCGCGGGTTGCGCGCCCGATTACATCGCGCGCTGCATCGGCGACGTTCGCAACGGGGCGGCGCGGGCGGGCAAGGACCCCTCGGATTGCGACGTCGCCGGCTTCATCACGGTGTCGGTGTCGGAAAACCCTGCGGAGGCGGTCGAGGCCAACAAGACGTTTCTCGCCTACATCTTCCGCAACCCGCACCACGCGGAGAACATCCGCCTCGGAGGCGCCTCGGTGGATCAGGAGCGCCTGGCGGCCGCCGTCGGCAAGCGCGATTGGGAGGAGGCAAGGAAGCTGATCAGCGACGAGGTCGTTCACGCGCATTCCGTCGCGGGCACCGCGCGGCAGTGCCGGGAGCGGCTGGAGCTTTTCGTTCGAAAGGGACTGAGCCTGCCGGTTCTCCTGCCGATGGGAACACAGGAAGCCAGGAAAAGAACCGTAAAGATGGCCGCCGATCTCTGCGGCTGA
- a CDS encoding NAD/NADP octopine/nopaline dehydrogenase family protein, with the protein MAIHSVAILGAGNGGCAAAADLSRRGYDVRLFSRSERTLAPLRARGGIALREGGEESFSPLAQISTDIAAVVAGADLIVVSAPALAHAYLAEQLAPRLGPGRTILLNPGHTGGSLHFAHTLRRAGFAGEIRLCETVTLTYICRMPEPACVEIYRRTTNLRCAAFPAAGGASLVAELREIFPNIVPAENVLETGFSNINALMHPAGTLANAGWIEQSRGDFLYYREGITPSVARWIEAIDRERLRIVGALGLEPVPFVEIFYQAGLTTPEARAAGSVYRAIHESAPNRSIKAPPSLNHRYIHEDVGYGLVPMAEIGNVVGLKCPVIDATITLAAAVTGIDYRREGLTLNRMGLAGAGPRELDRTVREGFR; encoded by the coding sequence ATGGCGATCCACAGCGTCGCGATTCTCGGGGCGGGGAACGGCGGCTGCGCAGCGGCGGCCGATCTGTCGCGGCGCGGCTACGATGTGCGGCTGTTCTCCCGCTCGGAGAGGACGCTGGCGCCGCTGCGGGCGCGAGGAGGCATCGCGCTGAGGGAAGGCGGCGAGGAAAGCTTCTCGCCCCTCGCGCAAATCAGTACCGACATCGCCGCGGTCGTGGCGGGGGCGGATCTGATCGTGGTGAGCGCGCCCGCGCTCGCCCACGCCTACCTCGCAGAGCAGCTCGCGCCTCGCCTCGGCCCCGGTCGTACGATCCTCCTGAACCCCGGCCACACGGGAGGGTCGCTCCACTTCGCGCACACGCTCAGGCGCGCGGGATTCGCGGGCGAAATCCGCCTCTGCGAGACGGTCACGCTCACCTATATCTGCCGCATGCCCGAGCCCGCTTGCGTGGAGATCTACCGGCGGACCACGAATCTCAGGTGCGCGGCGTTCCCGGCAGCGGGCGGGGCGTCGCTCGTCGCCGAGCTTCGCGAGATCTTTCCGAACATCGTCCCGGCCGAAAACGTTCTCGAAACCGGGTTTTCGAACATCAACGCGCTCATGCATCCCGCGGGAACCCTCGCCAACGCGGGCTGGATCGAGCAGAGCCGCGGCGATTTTCTCTACTACCGGGAAGGGATCACGCCCTCGGTGGCGCGCTGGATCGAAGCGATCGATCGGGAGCGTCTGCGGATCGTGGGGGCCCTGGGGCTGGAGCCGGTGCCTTTCGTCGAGATCTTCTACCAGGCCGGCCTGACGACCCCGGAGGCGCGGGCCGCCGGATCGGTCTACCGCGCCATCCACGAGAGCGCGCCGAATCGGTCCATCAAGGCGCCCCCGTCTCTGAACCATCGCTATATCCATGAAGACGTCGGCTACGGGCTCGTTCCGATGGCCGAGATCGGCAACGTCGTCGGGCTGAAATGCCCCGTGATCGACGCGACGATCACGCTCGCCGCCGCCGTAACCGGTATCGACTACCGGCGCGAAGGGCTGACGTTGAACCGCATGGGGCTCGCCGGGGCCGGACCGCGAGAGCTCGATCGAACGGTGCGCGAGGGTTTCCGGTAG